The DNA window GCGCCCGCACTCGTCCCGTTTTCGTCAACGGCCATGTCCGCCCCCGTCACCCGATGTGCTGCCGTTTTCCCCCGTCGATCAGACAGATGGCACGGGGGTGGCGGTGGTTCCGCCTACCCGGGCGGGGCGGGAGCAGGCGTGGCGCAGGGCGGCCGCTCAGACGGCGCCGGCGGTGGCCTCGTGGCCCGCGGCGTCGTCGCGGGCCAGGGAGCGGGCGCGGCGTGCGGGGCCGCGCCAGCCGCACGTACAGCGGGCGGAGCAGAAGGATCCCTGCTCGCTGGTGCTCGTGAGGTGGGCCGCGGACGGCTCCACGGATGCGCGGTCGGACACGTGACCACGCTACCGGGCCGTGACGGCGGCGCCCACGCCGTCGTTGGCAGTAACGGGTTCCACAGCGGGTCGGTGGCAGGGGGCTGGCAAGGCATGGTGGCGCGGAGAGAGAGAAGCGGCAAAGAGGGACGCGGGAGACAGGGGCGCAGCAGGGGCGCGGCCGTCGGCCGCGCGGTGGCGTCCGGCCTCGCGCTCGGCCTCCTGATGTCCGGCTGCACGCTCCACGGCCCGGCCGCCCGCGAGGCCCCCGAGCTGCACGACAGCCTGAAGAGCCTGAGCGGCCAGGCCCGGCAGGCGGGCGACGGATCCGACCCCGGGCAGGCGCGCGCCGCGGTGCGCGGCGCCGCGCGGACGCTGGCCCGGGCGGGCCGGGCGCTGGTGCGCACCTCCATGGAGACGGTCAGCGGCGGCACACGGCTGACCATCCACGGCTCGGGTGGGTACGACTTCGCGCGGCCCGCCGGGCGGCTGACGGTGCTGGTGCCCGAGGACGCGGCCGGCGCGGCCGAGCACCGTCCGATCACGGAGGTCTTCGCCCCGGGCGAGCTGTTTATGAAGAACCGCGGTGCGGGCGTCCCGGCCGACAAGTGGGTGCGGCTCGCCACCGCCTCGCTCGCCGACGGGAACCTCCTGACCAGCGGCGCCACCGACCCCCTCGCCGCGGCCGAACTGCTGGGCGGCGCCCGCGAGGTGACCTACATGCGGGACGAGCGGGTCGGCGGGGTACTGGTGAGGCACTACTGGGGCACCATCGACCTGGGCCGGGCGGCGCGCTCCGCTCCGGCGCGCGACCGGGGGCCGCTCGCCACGGCGGCCAAAGGTTTCTCCAGCGGCACGGTGGCCTTCGACGCCTATCTGGACGAGCAGGGCAGGCCGCGCCGGCTGCGTCACCGGTTCAGCGTGGAGGGAACGGGTCCGTCGGCGCCTTCGGCCGCCCCCATGACGGTGGTCTCGACGGTCGAACTGTACGACTTCGGCGCCGAAGTGGCCGTTGACCTACCCGAGGCCGCCGATATCTATGCGGGGAAGGTCGGATCGCCGCGGAATTGACGCGGCAGGGCGTAGTTGGCCATGGAAATGGTCCTTCTGTGCCATGCGCGCCGTGTGTACCGATCACTACGCTGGTAAGCCGAGGAAACCTCGAAAGTCCCAGACCCGAGCGAAAGACCCGAGGAGGTGAATCACGTGGTTTCGCGACGCGGTTCGTCGGGCGGGCCGGATCCCGTGGCCCTCATCGAGATCGATCTCTACGGTGATTTGATGATCGCCGCGTCCAGTGCGGATGAGGACCGGCTGAGCGCCGATCGTATCGACGAGGTTTTGCGGGTCGTTCCCGCAGGGGGCAAGCGCGAGGACTGACGGTCCCGGGGCGTCCGGCACCACGGCGCGGTCCTGCGGTGCCCCGCCGGGCTCCGGCGGGGCACCGGAAGCGCTCAGGTCCGCAGCAGGCGCGCGATCGCCGCGCTGGCCTCCGCGACCTTGGCGTCGATCTCGTCCCCGCCCTTGACCGCGGCCTGGGCGACGCAGTGCCGCAGGTGCTCCTGCAGGAGCTGCAGGGCGAAGGACTGCAGTGCCTTCGTCCCGGCCGACACCTGGGTGAGTATGTCGATGCAGTAGACGTCTTCCTCGACCATGCGCTGGAGGCCGCGGATCTGGCCCTCGATCCGGCGCAGGCGCTTGAGGTGCTGGTCCTTCTGATGGCTGTAGCCGTGCGGGCCGGAATGCTCTCCGGCGCCGGCGGGTGCCTCGGCGTGGCAGGCGGCCGCCGTGCCCGTCGCCGCTGCGTCGTCGCCGCCGGCCGGGGGGGCTTCCGTGGTCGTCATGGCGTCCGTCCTCCTGCCGTCCGGCGGGCCCGTGGCCCGGGGATTCGCCCGTGCTGCTGCGTATACCCCACTCGTATACCCCCAGCGGGTATATGGTACAGAATTTTGCCCGCTGCGGCGGTACCTGGCTTCATGAGCACTCTGCCCGATGGGCGACACTGAGGGAATGCCAGTTAGCTGTGGCCGGATGATGCGCCTAGCATCAACGAGACCGAATCCGTTGCACCCCGAGGATCCCACGTGCGCTTTCGTCTGACCCCCAGGGAGACGAGCTTCTACGACATGTTCGCCGCCTCCGCGGACAACATCGTCACGGGCTCCAAGCTCCTGATGGAACTGCTCGGAGCGGATACGTCCGCCCGGGTCGAGATCGCCGAGCGGATGCGCGCAGCGGAGCACGCGGGTGACGATGCGACGCACGCGATCTTCCACCAGCTGAACTCTTCGTTCATCACGCCGTTCGACCGCGAGGACATCTACGCCCTCGCCGGCTCGCTCGACGACATCATGGACTTCATGGAGGAGGCCGTCGACCTGGTCGTCCTGTACCAGGTCGAGGAGCTCCCCAAGGGCGTCGAGCAGCAGATCGAGGTCCTCGCGCGGGCCGCGGAGCTGACCGCCGAGGCCATGCCGAACCTGCGCACCATGACCAATCTCACGGAGTACTGGATCGAGGTGAACCGTCTGGAGAACCAGGCGGACCAGATCCACCGCAAGCTCCTGGCCCAGCTCTTCAACGGCAAGTACGACGCCATCGAGGTGCTGAAGCTCAAGCAGATCGTGGATGTGCTGGAAGAGGCGGCGGACGCGTTCGAGCACGTCGCCAATACGGTCGAGACCATCGCGGTCAAGGAGTCCTGACCCCCGGTGGACACCTTCGCTCTCGTCGTGACCATCGGGGTCGCGCTCGGCTTCACCTATACCAACGGCTTTCACGACTCCGCGAACGCCATCGCGACCTCGGTCTCCACGCGGGCGCTGACCCCGCGCGCGGCCCTCGCGATGGCGGCCGTGATGAACCTCGCCGGTGCCTTCCTGGGCAGCGGGGTGGCCAAGACGGTCAGCGAGGGCCTGATCGAGTCGCCGGTCGGTGACAAGGGGATGGGCATCCTCTTCGCGGCCCTGATCGGCGCGATCGCCTGGAACCTGATCACCTGGTACTTCGGCCTGCCCTCGTCCTCCTCGCACGCCCTCTTCGGCGGCATGGTGGGCGCGGCGCTCGCGGGCGGCACCGGCGTCATCTGGTCGGGCGTCGTCGAGAAGATCGTCATCCCGATGTTCGTCTCGCCCTTCGTCGGCCTGATCCTCGGCTATCTGGTGATGGTCGCGATCATGTGGATGTTCCGCCGGGCCAACCCGCACAAGGCCAAGCGCGGCTTCCGGATCGCGCAGACGGTCTCGGCGGCCGGCATGGCGCTCGGCCACGGTCTGCAGGACGCCCAGAAGACCATGGGCATCGTGATGATGGCGCTGGTCATCGGCGATGTGCAGGCCAAGGGCGACGCCATCCCGGTCTGGGTCAAGCTCTCCTGCGCGATCATGCTCTCGCTCGGCACCTACGCGGGCGGCTGGCGGATCATGCGGACGCTCGGCCGCAAGATCATCGAGCTGGACCCGCCGCAGGGCTTCGCGGCCGAGACCACCGGTGCGTCGGTCATGTTCACGACGGCCTTCATGTTCCACGCGCCGATCTCCACCACGCATGTGATCACCTCGGCGATCATGGGCGTCGGTGCGACCAAGCGGGTGAACGCGGTCCGCTGGGGCGTCGCCAAGAACATCATCCTGGGCTGGTTCATCACGATGCCGGCCGCGGCCGCCGTCGCTGCGCTCAGCTACTGGGTGGTCAACCTGGCCTTCGGTTAACCGGAGGCGCACGAACGCGGACGGGCCCGCCCCCTGGTACGAACAGGGGGCGGGCCCTTCGTCTTGCGGTGGCACCGCCATGCAGCACCGCGAGACGGCCTGCGGCCGGCTGCCCTGCGGGGCGCCGCGCCGTTGTCCTGTGCGGCCTCGGGTGGTTCTTATCCGAACCGGCCCGAGATGTAGTCCTCCGTGGCCTGGACCGACGGGTTGGAGAAGATCCTCGCCGTCTCGTCGATCTCGACCAGCTTGCCCGGCTGGCCGACGCCCGCCAGGTTGAAGAACGCGGTGCGGTCCGAGACGCGCGCGGCCTGCTGCATGTTGTGCGTGACGATCACGATCGTGAAGCGCTCCTTCAGCTCCCCGATCAGATCCTCGATCGCGAGCGTCGAGATCGGGTCGAGCGCCGAGCAGGGCTCGTCCATCAGCAGGACCTGCGGTTCCACCGCGATCGCCCGGGCTATGCACAGCCGCTGCTGCTGACCGCCGGAGAGGCCCGCTCCCGGCTTGTTCAGCCGGTCCTTGACCTCCTTCCAGAGGTTCGCGCCCTGGAGGGACTTCTCGACCACGTCGTCCAGCTCGGACTTGCGGATGCGCCCGCCGTTGAGCCGGATGCCCGCGGCCACGTTCTCGTAGATCGACATGGTCGGGAAGGGGTTCGGCCGCTGGAAGACCATGCCGACCGTGCGGCGCACGGAGACCGGGTCGACGCCGGCGCCGTAGAGGTTCTCGTCGTCCAGCATCACCTTGCCCTCGACGCGGCCGCCGGGGGTGACCTCGTGCATGCGGTTCAGGGTGCGCAGGAAGGTGGACTTGCCGCAGCCGGAGGGGCCGATGAAGGCGGTCACGGAGCGGGGTTCGACGGTCATCGAGATGTCGTCGATGGCCTTGTGGGCGCCGTAGTACGCGGAGAGGCCGCTGACGTCGATTCGCTTGGCCATGGGGATCACTTCTGCTTTCTGCTATCGCTGTCAGCGATGGGTCTTGGGGGCCTTCCAGCGGGCGATGCCGCGGGCCACCAGGTTGAGGATCATGACGAAGGCGATGAGGACGAGAGCCGCCGCCCAGGCGCGGTCGTAGCTGGCGTCGTTGCCGGCCGCCCACTGCTCGTAGATGTAGTACGGCAGGGAGGACTGGGCGCCTTCGAAGGGGTTGTTGTTGATCACCTGGGAGCCGAAGACCAGGAGGACGATCGGGGCGGACTCGCCGGCGATACGGGCGATGGCCAGGGTGACGCCGGTGGCGATGCCGCCGATCGCCGTGGGCAGCACGACCTTGAGGATCGTGCGCCACTTGGGCACGCCCAGGGCCAGCGAGGCCTCGCGCAGCTCGTTGGGGACGAGCTTGAGCATCTCCTCGGTCGAGCGGACCACGACCGGCATCATCAGGATCGCCAGGGCCATCGACCCGGCGAAGCCGGAGTAGCCGAAGTCGAGCATGAGGATCCAGAAGCTCAGGATGAACAGGCCCGCGACGATCGACGGGATGCCCGTCATGACGTCCACGAAGAACGTCACCGCCTTGGCCAGCCGGCCCCGGCCGTACTCGACCAGGTAGATCGCCGTCAGCAGGCCGACGGGGGCCGCGACGGCCGTGGCGATGCCGACCTGCTCCAGGGTGCCGATGATCGCGTGGTAGACGCCGCCGCCGGGCTGGATGGTCAGCACCCCGGCCATGGAGTGGGTGAGGAAGTTCCCGTCGAGGACCTTCGCGCCGCGGGCCACGGTCTCCCAGACCAGCGAGACCAGCGGTACGACGGCGAGCAGGAAGCAGACCCAGACGAGGCTGGTGGCGAGGCGGTCCTTGGCCTGCCGGCGGCCCTCGACGCGGGCCGCGAGCGCGTACATCACGATGACGAAGAGGCCGCCGGCTATCAGGCCCCACTGGATCCGGCTGCTCAGCGCGGCGCCCAGGCCGATGCCGCAGCCCGCGGCGATCGCGCCGGCGGCGACGGCGGCCGGGGTCCAGCGCGGCAGGCGCGGCTGGCGCAGGGTGACGGGGCGCGGCTGCGGGGCGCTGTCGGCGACCAGCGGCTGGTCGATGCTCACGTCGCTCATTCCGAGTACTCCTTGCGACGCGCGATGATCATCCGGGCCGCGCCGTTGACCAGCAGGGTCAGGACGAAGAGGACGAGGCCGGAGGCGATCAGGGCGTCCTTGCCGATCTCACCGGACTCCTTGAAGCTGCTCGCGATGTTCTGCGCGAACGTGCCGCCGCCCGGGTCCAGCAGGCTCGTGCCGATGATGAAGCTGGGGGAGAGGACGGTCGCGACGGCCATCGTCTCGCCGAGGGCGCGGCCGAGGCCGAGCATCGAGGCGCTGATGACGCCGGAGCGGCCGAAGGGGAGGACGGCCATCCGGATGACTTCCCAGCGGGTGGCGCCGAGCGCGAGCGCGGCCTCCTCGTGCATCTTCGGGGCCTGCAGGAAGACCTCGCGGCTGACGCTGGTGACGATCGGCAGGATCATGATCGCCAGCAGGATGCCGATGGTGAACAGGGAGCGGGCGGCGCCGTCGTTGTACTCGAAGATGCCGGTCCAGCCGAGGTAGTCGTTCATCCAGCTGTAGAGGCCGCCCAGGTGCGGCACCAGGAAGAGGGCGCCCCACAGGCCGTAGACGATGGACGGCACGGCGGCGAGCAGGTCGATCACGTACGCGAGCGGGGTGGCGAGCCGGCGCGGGGCGTAGTGCGAGATGAAGAGCGCGACGCCGATGGCGACGGGCACCGCGATGAGCATCGCGATCAGCGAGCTGACGATGGTGCCGAAGGCCAGGACGGCGATGCCGAAGACCGGCGGCGTGGCGTTGGCGTTCCACTCGAAGGTGGTGAAGAAGCTGCCTTCGTTGTGGGAGAGGGCATTGGTGGCCCGGACGGTGAGGAAGACCGCGATGGCGGCCATGATCACCAGAAGCAGGAGGCCGGAGCCGCGGGAGAGGGCGAGGAAGATCCGGTCGCCCGGGCGGGTGGCGGCCGACGACCGCTGCTTGCCGGGAGGAGCCGGCGAGCCGGCCGTGGTGGCTGAGGTTATGTCCATGAGGTTCTCCGGTCTGCGGGCCGCTTCCCGGCGGGGGCGCGGCCCTGGTGCGGCGGTGCACCGGATGGTGTGACCGGGCCCCGGCGGCGGGGCCCGGTCACACGCGGGTCAGGAGAGGCTCGCGACCGTCTCGCGGACCTTCGTGGCGATCTCGGCGGGCAGCGGGGCGTAGCCCATGTCCTTCAGGACCGACTGGCCGTCCGTGCTCGCGATGTAGGTCAGGAAGGACTTGACCGCGGGGAGGGTCTCCGCCTTGTTGCCCTTGTCGCCGACGATCTCGTACGTGACCAGGGTGATCGGGTAGGCGCCCTCGGCCTTGGTGGTGTAGTTGAGCTTGAGGGCGAGGTCCTTGCCGGTGCCCGCGATCTTCGCCTCGGCGATGGCCTTGGAGGCGTTGTCGGAGGTGGCCTCGACGGGGGCGGAGGCGCCGGTGTTGAGCTTCACCGTCTTGATCGAGTTGGCCGTGGCGTAGGACAGCTCGAAGTAGGAGATCGCGCCGTCGGTCTGCTTGACCTGCGAGGAGACGCCCGCGGAGCCGTCGGCCGCCTGGCCGCCCTTGGCCTTCCAGGCCTTGCCGGCCTCGTACGGCCACGACTTGTCGGCGGC is part of the Streptomyces roseifaciens genome and encodes:
- the pstB gene encoding phosphate ABC transporter ATP-binding protein PstB, yielding MAKRIDVSGLSAYYGAHKAIDDISMTVEPRSVTAFIGPSGCGKSTFLRTLNRMHEVTPGGRVEGKVMLDDENLYGAGVDPVSVRRTVGMVFQRPNPFPTMSIYENVAAGIRLNGGRIRKSELDDVVEKSLQGANLWKEVKDRLNKPGAGLSGGQQQRLCIARAIAVEPQVLLMDEPCSALDPISTLAIEDLIGELKERFTIVIVTHNMQQAARVSDRTAFFNLAGVGQPGKLVEIDETARIFSNPSVQATEDYISGRFG
- a CDS encoding metal-sensitive transcriptional regulator; translation: MTTTEAPPAGGDDAAATGTAAACHAEAPAGAGEHSGPHGYSHQKDQHLKRLRRIEGQIRGLQRMVEEDVYCIDILTQVSAGTKALQSFALQLLQEHLRHCVAQAAVKGGDEIDAKVAEASAAIARLLRT
- the pstA gene encoding phosphate ABC transporter permease PstA, whose product is MSDVSIDQPLVADSAPQPRPVTLRQPRLPRWTPAAVAAGAIAAGCGIGLGAALSSRIQWGLIAGGLFVIVMYALAARVEGRRQAKDRLATSLVWVCFLLAVVPLVSLVWETVARGAKVLDGNFLTHSMAGVLTIQPGGGVYHAIIGTLEQVGIATAVAAPVGLLTAIYLVEYGRGRLAKAVTFFVDVMTGIPSIVAGLFILSFWILMLDFGYSGFAGSMALAILMMPVVVRSTEEMLKLVPNELREASLALGVPKWRTILKVVLPTAIGGIATGVTLAIARIAGESAPIVLLVFGSQVINNNPFEGAQSSLPYYIYEQWAAGNDASYDRAWAAALVLIAFVMILNLVARGIARWKAPKTHR
- a CDS encoding DUF47 domain-containing protein; the protein is MRFRLTPRETSFYDMFAASADNIVTGSKLLMELLGADTSARVEIAERMRAAEHAGDDATHAIFHQLNSSFITPFDREDIYALAGSLDDIMDFMEEAVDLVVLYQVEELPKGVEQQIEVLARAAELTAEAMPNLRTMTNLTEYWIEVNRLENQADQIHRKLLAQLFNGKYDAIEVLKLKQIVDVLEEAADAFEHVANTVETIAVKES
- a CDS encoding inorganic phosphate transporter, translated to MDTFALVVTIGVALGFTYTNGFHDSANAIATSVSTRALTPRAALAMAAVMNLAGAFLGSGVAKTVSEGLIESPVGDKGMGILFAALIGAIAWNLITWYFGLPSSSSHALFGGMVGAALAGGTGVIWSGVVEKIVIPMFVSPFVGLILGYLVMVAIMWMFRRANPHKAKRGFRIAQTVSAAGMALGHGLQDAQKTMGIVMMALVIGDVQAKGDAIPVWVKLSCAIMLSLGTYAGGWRIMRTLGRKIIELDPPQGFAAETTGASVMFTTAFMFHAPISTTHVITSAIMGVGATKRVNAVRWGVAKNIILGWFITMPAAAAVAALSYWVVNLAFG
- the pstC gene encoding phosphate ABC transporter permease subunit PstC is translated as MDITSATTAGSPAPPGKQRSSAATRPGDRIFLALSRGSGLLLLVIMAAIAVFLTVRATNALSHNEGSFFTTFEWNANATPPVFGIAVLAFGTIVSSLIAMLIAVPVAIGVALFISHYAPRRLATPLAYVIDLLAAVPSIVYGLWGALFLVPHLGGLYSWMNDYLGWTGIFEYNDGAARSLFTIGILLAIMILPIVTSVSREVFLQAPKMHEEAALALGATRWEVIRMAVLPFGRSGVISASMLGLGRALGETMAVATVLSPSFIIGTSLLDPGGGTFAQNIASSFKESGEIGKDALIASGLVLFVLTLLVNGAARMIIARRKEYSE